A stretch of DNA from Candidatus Baltobacteraceae bacterium:
AGGCCATTACGCAGAGCAAGGGTTCGAACGCGCAAAAGCAGCGTGAAGCGGCCGCGCTTCAGAAGAAATACGCGGGCATCACGCAAGAGCTCACCAGCCAAATCCGCGACGCGGCAACCAAAGTTGCGCAGGAGAAGAAACTCACGCTGGTCGTGACCAAAGAGGGCGTCGGCTACGGCGGCGTCGACATCACTCCGGACGTCGAGAAGGTGATGAACATCACCGACAAGGCCTCTCCCTCGCCGGGATAATGACCGCGACGTCATGTTAGGCACGCTCGCGGATCTGCAGGCGCGCGTCGGCGGACGCGTGATCGGCGACGGAACGGTCGCGATCGCGCGCGTGAGCGCGGTCGCGGACGCGAGCGCCGATGCCTTGACCTTCGCCACCGACGAAAAATTCTACGCCGCGGCGCTGGCGAGCAATGCCGCGGCCGTGCTGGTCGACGCGAGCGTCGCGATCGACACGAGTGCCGCGAGCAAACCGTTGCTGATCGTCGAGAACGCGCGCGCGGCGCTCGCGGCGTTGCTGGCCGCGCTCAAACCGCCGCGTCCGCGCGGCCCCTATCGCGACCCGAGCGCGGTGGTCGACGCGAGCGCGCAGATCGGCGAGAACGTGTACCTCGGCGCGCACAGCTACGTGGGTGCGCGCGCGCGCATCGGGGCCGGCAGTACGCTCTCGCCCGGCGCCTTCGTCGGCGACGACGCGGCGATCGGCGAAGAGACGTGGCTGCAGCCGCGGGCGGTCGTGCACGAACGCTGCGAGGTCGGTTCGCGCGTCGTGCTGCACTCGGGTTGCGTGATCGGCAGCGAGGGTTTCGGCTGGGCCTTCATCGAGGGCCGGCTCGAACGCATTCCGCAGATCGGCAACGTGGTGCTCGAAGACGAAGTCGAGATCGGCGCCAACACCTGCATCGACCGCGCGCAGACCGGCAGCACGCTGATCGGTCTGGGTACGAAGATCGACAACCTGGTGCAGATCGGCCACAACTGCCGCATCGGCAAGCATTGCGCGATCGCGGCGCAAACCGGCTTTGCCGGTTCGACCACGGTCGGTGATTTCGTGAAGATCGCCGGTCAGGTCGGCACGCGCGGGCACATGCACATCGGTTCGGGTTCGACCGTCGCCGGGCAGTCGGGCGTGTGGGGCGACGTGCCCGAGGGCGCGATGATCTCGGGCAATCCCGCGCGCGATCATCGCGAAACGCTGCGCACCGAAGTCAATCTGCGCAAGCTTCCGAAGTTGATCGCGCGGATCGAGGCGCTGGAGAAGAAAGGTGACTAACGCGGCGACGCTGACCGCGCCGCTGCGCTTCGAAGGCGTCGGCCTGCACACCGGCGCCGCCGCGTCGATGGAGATTCACCCGGCGGCGCCCGGCGCGGGCATCGCGTTCGCCGCCGGCGCCGTGCGCATTCCGGCGCTCGTCGACTACGCATCGGAATCGCCCCTCGCAACCGTCATCGGCCGCAACGGAACGACGATCTCGACCACCGAGCACGTGCTCTCGGCCCTGCTCGCACAGGGCGTGAGCGACGCCGAGATCGTCCTCGACGGTCCCGAGGTGCCGATCCTCGACGGCAGCGCGCTGCCGTACGTCGAAGCGCTCGAACGCATCGGCCTGCGCGAGTCGGACGTGCCGCGCCCCCTCTTCGCACCGCACGAG
This window harbors:
- a CDS encoding OmpH family outer membrane protein — translated: MKKQLLLISLAAAILAGCANASPVGLVDVNRIVANWPVYQQFQQQLLLDEQAITQSKGSNAQKQREAAALQKKYAGITQELTSQIRDAATKVAQEKKLTLVVTKEGVGYGGVDITPDVEKVMNITDKASPSPG
- the lpxD gene encoding UDP-3-O-(3-hydroxymyristoyl)glucosamine N-acyltransferase, producing MLGTLADLQARVGGRVIGDGTVAIARVSAVADASADALTFATDEKFYAAALASNAAAVLVDASVAIDTSAASKPLLIVENARAALAALLAALKPPRPRGPYRDPSAVVDASAQIGENVYLGAHSYVGARARIGAGSTLSPGAFVGDDAAIGEETWLQPRAVVHERCEVGSRVVLHSGCVIGSEGFGWAFIEGRLERIPQIGNVVLEDEVEIGANTCIDRAQTGSTLIGLGTKIDNLVQIGHNCRIGKHCAIAAQTGFAGSTTVGDFVKIAGQVGTRGHMHIGSGSTVAGQSGVWGDVPEGAMISGNPARDHRETLRTEVNLRKLPKLIARIEALEKKGD